GCATTACCGCTGGCGCTTCTGCCCCGGAAGTTCTGGTGCGTGGCGTGATCCAGCAGTTGCAGGCGTGGGGCGCTACCGGCGCCGACGAACTGGCCGGTCGCGAGGAGAACATCACGTTCTCTATGCCTAAAGAGTTGCGCGTTCGTTCCCTGCTTTGAGTTTTACCCCCTCAGCGCACAATGGCTGCTCAGCCTTGCTGTTGCGCAGACTGACGCGGCCGGTCGCGGCCAGCACCACCTGATGCTGGCTCACCGGTTCGCGGCCTGCGCAAATGTGCAGTGTCCCCGCCCGAAAGGCACCGTTGCCTAATTGTGGTTCGCCCAGGCTGCTGAATTTTACCGAAGTCCTGACCGGTCCATTGCCGACAATCGGCACCCCGAAAGCGTTTTGGCGCTCGACCAGCAACGGATTGTTGCTGTCCTTATACCCCTTGCCACTTATGTCCAGAATGATTCGCCAGCCCTCGCGCCAGTCACCATCAATGGCGTGAATCACAACGGCCTGATGACGTGCGATCGCCTCGGTCCTGGCGCTGCGGATGTCACTGAAAAGCGACTGCGCCGCCAGTTCGCGTTGGTTCGACTCGGTGACTTGCGCAAATGCCGGACTGA
The Pseudomonas sp. MYb327 DNA segment above includes these coding regions:
- a CDS encoding GspH/FimT family pseudopilin, translating into MHQRGFSLIELLMGLTIVGIVLHLVSPAFAQVTESNQRELAAQSLFSDIRSARTEAIARHQAVVIHAIDGDWREGWRIILDISGKGYKDSNNPLLVERQNAFGVPIVGNGPVRTSVKFSSLGEPQLGNGAFRAGTLHICAGREPVSQHQVVLAATGRVSLRNSKAEQPLCAEGVKLKAGNERATL